The Theobroma cacao cultivar B97-61/B2 chromosome 2, Criollo_cocoa_genome_V2, whole genome shotgun sequence genome includes the window GTAATCATTCTTGATTATGGCCATTGTGaaaatttgttattatattttctccTGCCGTACTTGTTGGAAAATaatgacaaaaatatatattcagTTTACTATGGGTTTATAGAACAAAATTTGTTCTTTAAACTAGGCAAGGTGactcttcctttttcctttttgcctTGTGTTTTAGTTTTACTGATCTTTTACGGTTGTTGGTTGCCTTTGCATTAATTATTTGTAATGCTTGCTGGTCCCATTTCTTTTCGTGTTgccaattgttttttttttccctatttAATCAGAATTGTTTGGGCCCTGGGAAGtctaatttgatttttcattcAGGATATCTGCTACAGCTTTGAGGCAACCCTCCAGTGCTTAAATGCTTAAAAGGCACCCAGGAGAAGGTACCTTGGTTTGTTTATTAGGAGCTGTTTTGACACCCTAAAAATTGATTATCTTGATTCTTTTTTGTTGTGATTTGCAAGAGAGATGTATTTTGATAGCTTCTGAGTGTGTTCCTACTGACATGCTTGTATAAGGATGATTGGGTTTTAATGCATGATGAGGAATGCTTGCTTCCATTCTTTCATAGTCTGCTTTCACccgatttttttgttttgtaccTTGTGTATGCTTTAATGGTTACTTGGTGATACATTTCTGTTGTGGTTGGTTTCTGCTCATTTAGGTAGCCTATATTTGAGtgctttttatgtttttttttttttgtttaagttCGTTTTACTTTTTCTAGAGATATGCATGTCCTAATGAAATTGCATTACATCTGATCCATGGTTCAATTATTCTGGGGGCACTTGCGCTGGTCGTCTAGGAGTCAGCTTGAAGGGAAAGTCCATCTCAGTGAGTAATCCCGTTCCTAGTTCCTCTGAATTAATTTGCAATCGTATCTTGTTGAAACCATAAATGTGTTAAtgtgattttattttgttattttgtttttaggGTGTAAAACCTGTGCCTCCCACCTCTTGtaagtatttttcaatatcATTATCTCAGCATTGTCTATATTGTGCGTTTTCAGGAATGCTTGAGTGGTGTTCCTTACTTAAATGTTCTGGAAACTTGGTGTGACTCATGCTCTAAAATCTGTCTTATTAATTCTCAAAGCCAGACTCATCTCTCCATAACTAGAGATTTTAACTTTGTACCTGTCTTATTTGCCCTCGAATTCTCATGAATTGGCTGAGCTAGTTTATTACTCATGGCTGAAAATCCTTCTGTAAAACTTAGGTGGTGTACCAATAAAATTAGTGCTGCAAAGTCACAAGAGGCTCACCTACTTATTGTAGCTTTATTCCTTGTAAGGTCTTATTTTTTACTCATTAGGCTTGGAGAGATGATCTGGTTTtagtttattgattttaattttagttcaTAAATGAACAAGGAAATGTGTCTTTCAATTTTATCATCATGTTTCTGGTGCTTGTTAATTTTAGTCTATGATTTGTTCAATCTTTTTCCATTTGGGacctttttaatttcaaaggTTGTCATTTAGAGTATTATTGATGAGTTTTAAAGTGCGTGATCTTCTTGAATGTGTTGCTGGGGATTTTTTCTAGCTTCTGGAAAAGCAACTTAGAATCCTAAGAGCCTAAGGGCAAGAGAATTCTCGAATTGAATGTAGATGTCTTGCTGAGGCACTGTGGTGCACCTTAAGGGAAGGTAATAATAGTTAAGGTTCAATTTGATTGCTGAAAAGCTTTTTAAAACAAAGACTTTGTTTTTTCTGttgcaaaaaaaattgaaaaggaaattttatttacatattccctttattttcttgtaaggAACAGTATTgcaatatattattattatctagGATTGCTATACAATCAGGTATGCATATAGGGTTGTGATGTGATGGGTTGGTTAATGCACACAGGCTGGCTTTTTGCGAGGCCCTCCCTATTTCAATGGAAAGGGGGAATTgccattttcttctttgtcaCTTTAATGGAGTCTAACGTTCATTTCTTGTATCCCTCTTTGATTTCTtgttctttattatttttgttttcctctTTCCCTGTTTTTATCTTCCTTGTCTTACCTGTGGTTTCtgtacctttttttttaaaaaaaaaattattttctgtACTTTGTTGATCTTGTAAACTTGTGAGATGGAAGCTAAATCTATGATGTGGATTTTAATTAGACAATGGTGGTCCGGGTTGGCTGGATGGGAAGcactatttctttttgttctgtATGGTGCCTGATAGTTTAGATTGACCAGTGAGTACCGTGATTTCCTGTTTCCAATTATATGATGATAATTCGTATGACATTGATTTGCGtcttttactatttttaaGTTGAATCCAAGTGTGAGTCCATCATTTCTTGTGTTACTTTATGGTTTAATATGttgaaatgataattaaaagtTTAGAGAACTGCACTATTAAAAGTGTCATTATATTGCCCTTGGTTTGATTACATGTTATCGGGTGTCTGATGGATCATTTGACTGTCAGTATAATCTTTTTAGGTGGGGTGGGTGTGGAATCAGGATACATGGTGGGTGTAGGGTGGTTTTAGGTTAGTTTAAACTTTGAGAAGCAGCTTAGTTTATATTAGTTGGAGTTCTTGCTGCTGTGAGGTTGTGATGTATGCCAACCTGAATGAGCTGAAATTCATCTCACCCTCGCATTCATGGCACTCTCCTTTGAGAAAAGGTTACTGAATTGATTATCCTGTCATTGTGGGTAATTGCCTTTGTATTGTTGCGTATAAGTTTAcaattttgtacttgtatacgATCTAGATCATTAATatcttattattttgaaagcaATAATGGTGTTGTAAATCATACTGTTAGTATGAGTTCATCAGAAATCATACTGTCACGATcctattttattgtttgtttgtttgttttttcttaatcCAATTGTGAATCAATGCATAACGCGGTTTCAGCACATCAAGCTTAAAAGTCATTGTCTTAAAGCCTTAGACTTCTAATTTGCATAGCTTTGTGGTAGCCTGTCCAATCATAACGTAATCGTATTGTATTAAATAAACATGAATACGATGACTGTTGAAAACGGATGGATGATATTCTTACAACACGATAAATTTGTATGAGCTagataaattatattatacgAATTggtataataatataattaattatgaggTTAAATGTGTCATATGTGGTTCAAAGATAAAATCGTTTAAGTACATAATTAACTGtaatttctctttctctaaTCTAAAGAccaccaaaattaaaaaggacAAAAGAACCCTGCTGCCCTCGGCATGGGCTTTAgatcaataataataataatgcgAAGAGAGCTGGATGGAGATGGAGGCGTCAATCAGTATTTCTACCATATGAACTTGTCTTTGGTCATCAAAGCAAATAAAGTTAATGATGGTTTATGAGACGATAACCTGGATGGAGCACCTATTTTAATCTGTACGTTTCTGACTTCGTTGCCCTGGGAAATCATTAAGAAGCTTCTCGTGGTCCATAGACATCCCACGCTCCCCGGCCCCTTGTGCCACGCACGCTTTGGTTGTAAATTTAGCTCTGGTAAGCATGTTAATGGCACCTGTAGCAATAATTGTGGTCAATGCCGATTGTTCTTCACGTCCCTGACCTGCGTCTGTTCTAACAAAAACTGGGGCATAAAGAGTCAGTTCCGGCGCCCACTTCCTGGAAATTGATGGCCCAACCGTGTCTCTACTCTGTGTTTCTCGGTTTCTCATATGGTTTTTCCTGGCAAATTACCACCCTTCTGCTATTCTTTCAAATAGACTTAGCATGTAAGAAATCTCACCAAAACACGTAAACAATACCATAAAGACCACGCTGTCGTCTGTCTGTCTGTCTCGCGTCAGCACAGAAAGGTTGAAACAAGCCTTACCTTGTTTGTTCTCTTCTGTCTGTTAGAGGCCTcgcagagagagagagagactgaTTCAACAGTTTGTTCATCCATCAGTCACAAAAGGAGCAGGCTTATTATGGGGAAGAAGCTTGATGCCCTGCTTGGAAGAGCCTTCAAACCATCCAAGTTCAAGTCACTTATCAGCCTTGCCATTTCTCGTCTTGCTGTTTTCAAGAACAAGCATCAGTCCCGTTGCAACCAGGCTCGCTCTGATGTCGTGCAGATGCTTGAACTTGGCCAACATGATCGGGCTCTTCTTCGAGTAAGATTTGATCTacattctttgttttttctgttttctagTTTCGAGCTAAACTCTGGGTTTCTTTTTGGGACAGGTTGAGCAGGTGATCAAGGAGCAAAACATGTTGGACGTGTTTGTTATGCTGGAAGGGTATTGTAATCTCGTCATCGAAAGGGTCCATCTCATCGAGCAAGACAGGTTAGTTTTGTTGATCATTTTTCCTGTTTTTTCCTGTCAGAGTTCTTGATAACCCTggaattgtattttttttgcaGGGTATGCCCTGACGAGCTTCAGGAGGCAATATCTGGCTTGCTCTTTGCATCTTCGAGGTGTGGGGATTTCCCCGAGCTTCAAGAGATTCGTGGGGTTTTCATGTCTCGCTATGGCAAAGAATTCGCTGCTCGTGCCATCGAGTTGCGCAACAACTGTGGAGTGAACACTAAGGTAAAAGAATCTTGATTCGGATTATCAAATTGGATAGGATCAGAAGTTGTATGCTTAGTCAATCTCCCACCAACCCCCCATCACCCCAACACAAGAAAGAAGATTCTAATAGTCCCTTCTAATAAGAcctgaaaaatttttaattggcACTTTATAGTTTGGTTATCGGATATGTTAACATTCCTGAGATGAACCAGTTTTTCAAGTTTTAGTACTGATATGATTGCACTCGGTGGCAAGACATAGTGTATGTATTGGTGAAGAAGTACTAGGCTAGTCAGATAAACCAGAAAAGTAGAGGGAACCACTTCTGTTGCTGACGGAAGATGctaaaatgattaatttgagTTATGAATGGTTCTCACAGAATAAGGATATGAGATATGTGCATAAATGAACATAGTAATAAAAATCTCCTAGCTATTCTTTGTGAATTGTGTTTAGTTGAATTCTGCAGTATGCAATAACATGATCTTTGGGTCATACAGATTATACAAAAGCTGTCAACCAGACAACCAGACTTGAAGAGTAGAAGGGATGTTCTTAAGGAGATTGCTGCTGAGAATGGCATTGCTTTACAGTTCGAGGAGACCTCTGGTTCCAGTGAGGTATGCAATTTACTATTGATGATCAACAGGCTTTGAGAAAAATCAGTTTTTGTTATATGCtgaaaatatagaaatgaaAACTCATGGCATGGCTATTGTGTTATTGATACAGGAAAATTTGGACGGAAGCAAGAAGCAAAGCCAGCCCAAGCTAGACACATCAGCTAAGGCAGGTGGCATTGGAGGAGATGATGATGAGTTCACTGATTCAatgaaaggaaggaaaaagtaCAGGGATGTGGCTGATGCAGCTCAAGCAGCATTTGAGTCAGCTGCTTATGCTGCAGCAGCTGCAAGAGCAGCTGTGGAACTCTCTCGGTCTGATTCTCATGATCCTGATGATCAGAACAGTCCCAATAGTCAAGGAAAAAGAGTGTCTGACAGACATGAATCTAATTCTAAATATAAGCAAACTCATCCTGGTGGTCAAGCAGAGGGGTTGAATCAGAACAAGAAGACACCAGAAATCTCAAGTCCTTCAAGTGAAGGTTCCGCAGAAGGAACCCTGGACCTTAGGACAATGTCCTTGGACGAAGTGGACCCAATCAAGCTATTGGAAAAGGAAGTAGTTATTCATGAGAGTGACGATGAAACCTATGATTCCCATGATTTGAGTTTTGATATGAACACAAGGAAGCTAAAAGACAAGGTCCAAGATACAGATAAGGATGATGAGCCCTCAGAAAAAACTGGACTGACATTTCAGTACTCATCAAATAAGCAAATCCCTTCAAGCCTTCGTGCCGGCCTGAAGGTGGAGACTGAAACTGAGAACCCCACAGCACATGCAGCCAAAAGTTCTGAGATGAAAGGTAAACAACACTTTACCATAAACAAGGGGCCTTTTTCTGTGAGGACTAGACAAGTGCGGGGTTACTGAAGAGCATGGGTATATTAAATGTTTGTAAGTTTGGTGAGTTGCATGATAGCATTGGTTGAATCTGCAGGttggtttttgttctttgatttgtttttgttaatttttgtaagaTGTAACTCAATGTAATTGTCTTGtaatgattttgaaagtttttgtgaagcgaaaattttggagaaacaTGTAAAGTTCCTAAAGATAATACGGACCTACAATCAAAATATGGATAATCCCCAAGGCTTAGACTCTCTAAAACCAGAATTCAAGCACTGCTTGAACAAGCTTAATGAATATAGCAGGCAAAGGCACAAAGGAATAAAGGTGCATTTCATGGGAATGAATTTGCAGCCTCAACTAATGTGATAAAAATTGTCGATTTACTTAGTGGAAACATTAATTCATTTCTCTGTAATGTAAGTTAAAAACATCATTCATCTATATAGGCAAATGCATATGCATCCACAGGCAAAAAAGTAGATCAATTAAGGGTTACGGTTACAAACTGTGATCTAATATGTAGCTCATAGAACAATGCTTTGGCTTGTAATATTGTTCAAAGGTAATTCTATTAAAACTAGTATCATCCACCATTTTATATCGTGACAAAACATTGGCATGTAATGCTTATGAAATGTGAAACTCACTCTGTAGGATCCAGAAGTAAAGATTTAGATCTAACAACGACGAAAAATCTACAAATATCTGGAACTAATTTCTCTCTAGGGAAATGCCAAAATCTATGTCTGAGTTGATGAACGAGTTAAGTTACTGGCCTCTGGCCCGCTTCTTCCCATGCTGAAGGAGCTCCGAGAATGATTGCAAATTCACACCAACATCTTCATCATATTCAATTCCCAGTTCCTCCTGCGAACATTAAACACTGTCAGAGAGAACCTTTATGACGCCATATGTGCGTTCTTGCCAACAGAATGACATTTTCGAACCTTGAATTCCTTTAGATCCTTAGGTGAGTTCTCAGTGATAGCATCCCAGAGATCCTTGAACATCCTTTTACGCCTTCTCCACTGGCTCATTTTCTCTGAATAGATGGCTTCAACTGCCCTTTTTTCCTCTGGCCTAACCAGGGTAACTCCTCCACGCAATTTAACTAATTTGTCCTCCATTTCCTTGACCTGATGCATAATAAATAACGTAAAAAATTTTCCCACTTGTTTGGGTTAAAACATTTCTGCAGCTAATCTTTACAAAGTGAAAGGAAAAGCTTCCATAATTTAGCCATAACCCTTACCTCTTTCCTCAGTTTTTCTTCCTTGTCATATATCTGTTCCAGTGTTAAATTTGActgcaaaattttaatttctgcAACAACAGTATACATCCGTGCTTGCATAACTCAATTCGAGAACATTCACATAACCAAAAGGATTAGAATCTAAAGACCAGTGCTGACATGTTAGAAAGAGTATCTGCTACCCCTTCAGCAAGAACAATAATCTGATGTTCAAGGATTATTACCTCCCTCAACCCCAGTGATTGCTTTCTTTTGTTGTTCGAGCTGTTCCTGCAGTTTGGCATTCTCTTCCTTCATAGAAGCAAGCTCTTCATTGTTGGGGATATTGAACTGGTCTTGACGGGCAAGGTATATCTTCTGCTTACCATACTCTTTGAATGAAATCTTCCCGCTATCAGCAAGTGTATCCAGTGTTTTTTGAATGGATGCCTTTTTGAGGTTAAACTTTTGCAGAGAATCAGCCACGTTTTGAGAATTTAAAGGCCGATTTTGCTAGtttagaaaaaccaaaaaaaaaaaaaaaataataacaaaccCAAGTTAGGTTTACTACAGCTGAAGGACCTAAATAtcaaaaaacagaaaaattcTCCGTTTGGTTGccaagaaaatgaaacaagaagaagaaaagaagaggtGAGTGAGGCAGGAAAAAATCACGAAAACAATGACCTTAATGCAATCTTGTTAGAGAAATCTAAGCTTTAATCGGTTTCCTCTAGCAATCAGTTTATTTAAACCTAATTGAAACCAGAACAAGTAACGCAAGATTTTGAATAGGAATCTGCAAacgaaagaagaaaaagaagaagcttaCCTCGTTCACGTAGTTGAGCACGATTGCTGCatattaaaattagaaaaaggaTAAACGTAAGAGGCAAGCTTTGATCAATGAGGATAATATAAGGGgagaaattataattgaaaatcaGCGTCGGAAATCAGCAAAGAGGCTTTCGacggagagagagagagtcgGCGGTGATACCTTCGGCGCTATCGGATTTCGGAGCCATCGATCGGAgaattttcaattcaaatgcgCGGGAAAGTCGATGTCCTCTGAGATATTTGTTTTGCCTCGAAATGGAGGAGCGTTGGGCAAAATAAGGTAGTAGTAGGATTTAAAACGACGCCGCATGACAttcttgaataaaaaaaaaaattacaccAAAGGCGGAAATTTGCCTGGTCAGTGTGGATGATGGGTGAACCACGTATGACAAACTCAGCCCCAATTTCATCAGCTAAGCAAGGAGATGAAGAGGAAGTGAAACGGTGAAGGACATGGCTTTGATAGCAACTCAAGCTTTGCTCTGCAACACCCATGGCACGTTTCTTCCAGGACCCAGACCTAGATCTTTCGATTCCGACCCTTCTTCACTCTCTCGTCACCACCTCTATTATTGCAAACATCCCGGAAAAACATGGCCTGCAATCTCCTTTTCTATCCCCACGAACCCAACGTCCCAACATTCGACGGCCCCCGTATGCCGCGAGTCTCGCCGCAAGTCCACCGCTGTGAGTCCCGCCTCGGAAGAAGGCGACGGTGATAGTCTGCGGCGAGTCTTTCAGGTGGCTCTCTGGACCGCTGAGGCTGTTTACATCTCGTGGCTCTTTTTGCTGCCTTATGCTCCTGTATGCATTgctacttctttttcttttctcagcttctcttcatttcttacaaacaaaaagattgatggtcaatttctctttttcttttttggagtTTACCAGGGAGATCCCGTATGGGCAATCAGTTCAGAGACAATTAACGCTCTCATCGGCCTTTCTCTCAATTTCCTCTTCATCTTGCCTTTGACGAATGCTGGTACACTCGACAGCTCCTTGGATTGCTATAGTATTTGGTTTTGCAAAGCAAAATTTTGTTTACATTTCTAGTCGGATTTggacaaaaaaaatctttttttattgttttctttccATGATATGATTATCAATACAAACAATGAACCTTTTTTGGCAGAGTAGTTGGCATTCGTCTGATTGATGCCCCAGTTCTTCACCCGGTAAGCATCACATCATATTTAGGTGAAGTGAAAGTTTTGTTCTTTCCCATGAAGGCTTATTCAATCTAATATATGTCAGATGTCTGAGGGATTGTTCAACTTTGTTATTGGGTGGACGCTAATGTTTGCTCCATTGTTGTATACGGATTGCAAGAGAGACAGATACAAAGGTTCCCTTGATGTTCTTTGGGGTCTGCAGATGTTCCTTACAAACAGTATGCTTCCTTCCAAACTCTCAAGCTTATGTTAATCCGATCACTTCACATTTGATTagcaattaaaatgttttactgTTGCTTGTGCATCACTTTTGCGATTATACAATGGATCATCAACAGGATATTATAGTTTATTTTTGAAGCAAATGCTTAATTCCTCCTTTATGTGATGCCAGCATTCTTAATTCCTTACATGGCAATCCGGCTGAATGAAGCTGATGCAGACGGCCCTCCTAGCAAGCGCTCTCCACTAGGCTCTGTGATGACAAATGGTGCACCCGTGGTGGGATTGATTGGTGGTGCTGTATGTCTGTTATCTGCAATATGGGCTCTCATTGGGCGAATGGATGGTGATTTTGGGAGCATAACAGATAGATGGCAGTTCCTGATAAGTTATTTGGGATCAGAAAGGCTGGCATATGCCTTCATTTGGGATATATGCTTTTACATAATCTTCCAGCCTTGGTTGATAGGTGAGAACCTACAAAATGTTCAGAAAAGCAGGGTACCTCTAGTAAATTACCTTAAATTTATCCCTGTGGTTGGCTTAGTTGCCTATCTTCTCTTTTTGGAGCTGGAGGAGGAAAAATAGTTTGATGCTACATACTGCAGCGATTTCTGACGGATTCGAGTCTAGAAAAGCCTTATGAATCTTGATGTATGAAGAGGAGAAGTTTGTAGCTATCTTTTCTGTAAAAGAGAGCTAATGAAAACTGtcccaattttttttccatggtGAGAATTCTTGAACAGAGATATGTAATTGACAATGAAGTTCTGATAAGAGAGGAAGCTTTCCTTGCTTCTGTTTCACTTTGTTAAGTAGTTAAATCAAAGAAGGAGAGAAGTCTCATTGTTGGAATGGTGTAATGTAGCCATTATGGGCTTCCTCATATAttgattaagaaaaataaaattaaacagaGACAAAAGCaaattgagaaaataaaagtgaCAGGAAAGTTTAGCTAAAATACAAGATTAAGAAGCTGATCAATGCTGCACAATGAGGCCATTCTACAGAGCTGATTGAAATGCAACAAATGCAGGCATAACGAGATCTCAATtgtaaatcaaaatccaataGCTGAAATATAACAAGCAGgccaaaaagaagaagaaaagccaGAGTATATCCTACATTGCACATCTAGGAGAGGTTGCCACCACTTTGCTGCCATAGGTTGATGATGTCAGTGGCCTGATTAAGAAGGATAATCATCTTCTTCTGAGATATCCATGGCTTACTTTCTAGAGTGGCCTTGAGCTCTTCCCATGCATCTTTCCTTGGCCAAAAGAAATATGGACTTAGAGGAACAGTGCCATGCCCAGGTATCACCTGATCAAGACCAAGCCCGATGTTCTTTTCCATCCATatgaatttcaaaaccagCCTCGACTTCTCAACCTGCTTCACTACCACCTTCTGCAAAATAGACAACAACTCGTTATATCAAGCAAAACACATAAACGCAAGAAAGCATCTGCAGGTGTAGCAGGTAGCTGTAGTAAGAGAAAGCAGGGGATTTGAACCTCAGTTTCTGGAGAGGTCGTGACAGATGGTATTTCAGTTTCTGTGGATGTCTCAGCTGTGAGTGTCTCAGGGGCTGCTGAAGCAGTTAGTCTTTCAATTCTCGAAGTGGGTGTGATTCTTTTTGCCAGACCGGTCGATGACTGTCTCAAACCGGCCTTTGTCTTAAAGAAAATGGCGGTGTTGAATGATTTCAAGGCGGGTTTCTGATAAGGAAGTGAATGCCAAGTGAGAGTACTATTAACACTAGATTGAGTTGCCATGGATAACATCTTCTACAGCAGAAAGAGAGAcacagagagagaaagagtgtGTTTATGTCTCAAGTTACTCCATCGTGTCTCTCTCCCACTGATCAGAAAGAGTTTGGGATTGGATAAGGGACATGGGGCGGTGGCAGTGGGGCTTTGCTCTCTGGGTAGGAGGAGGTTTATGGGCTTTTGACCAGGCTTGGGCCTTTTCCCAAGGTCCATTCAACTCCCCAAAACAGATCAACCCTGGCAACAATTCTCAACCTCTTACGTCTACGGTTTGGTTCGTCATATTTAtagattaaatattttaaaaaattaattaaatattgaattggtttgattttaaattaaaaaattaaaattttattattttttataaattaaaatattaaaattcataaatttcatccataattataagatatgaaaattaataatgaaaatatatattttacataaatttaaaaataatatgtataattaatttgatcttTTGCTCATTTtgatctaaaaattttaaaatcgagAACTGATCAAATAACCTATTGAACCAAATTTTTTGAACTAATAGATTTAATGGACTAATTGGACTGAATCATTTTACTCAAATTACATTTGATCCTGTTTGATCATTAGTCCTATTCAATTTTGCTCACCCCTATCCTTAGATTacttttgtatatattttttttcaagcttaattaatttaaaaatagtcataattcataattatgAACCAAACAAATATGTGGTTTTAAGTTAAactgcctttttttttttctgttttttctaaaattaattgtaataTTTCCTTATTCTAGCATGTGATATAAATTATGTACCATGCATCCATGTAATGAACATTTAATTCGAGTGCATGCCCCAtactttaataatttaagGGAATTATTTTGTATCACtgtaagaatttaaaaattcttagGCTTTATATTGCTTTGAATAATTGAAGAGATTTCAATTTATTGGTTCACATCTTAGTTATGTATAAAGCAATGGTGACATCCCTAAACCCAAAAAAGTGATTAATGTAACTTGTATTGGTAGGACCATTATTTGGTAGCTTGTTGATAGGAACCTTCCTGCCCCAACCCTTCCGGATTTTATCTGTAGATTATTTGTCTTCattagaaaagaaacaagaaaatgacttaaatcattaaaaaaatctttgaatCATAGATTAAACTTAAACAGActcttatctttttatttatacttatagaaacttttaattttaacaaaaaaaattaaatacactTAACTGCAATGTCTTTCACGTGATATACGATATGTTACCAcgtaaataaaatatttcaacaaGTATTAGATTTGATGGGTTaatgaattattaattttttgttaaaattaaggatttatgtaattataaatgaaaagataataatttttttagatacaataaaaaaataaaaacttaattgcaTGAAATAGACATGATACAAAGATTTTTAAAGTGCCTAAGCCAAAGAGAAGGTATGGTATTGGCCCTATTGGTGGGGGATACTTGGGGATTCAAGTGGATACCATGCACTAATTATTggctctttttccttttctttgaaaGTGAAATTTGTACATTTGGACATCAATTCACTTGACCAAGTCCTTgtctacaaaataaaatatgttttttgatcaaaatttaaaattatgaaaatattgcATTGCAGGTATAATATGAATTGTACAATTTATTCCGAGAAAggattgaaatttatgatgTGATGAGTGAATTATCTTTATTGTGTAATCTATCATATGTACTGAAAAAATATGGACACTTAGATTCattaaaaggggaaaaaaagcAAAGGAAAGTCAGGAAGTGTAAGAATGACCAAAGATTTCATGCCTTTACATGATTGGGGCTAAGTGAACATTCAACATTGCACATGGATACTTTCCATAATCGAAACAGTTGGTACCTGGATAACAAAGGGGAACAATTGTCTGAAACTTGAGAGCCACAGATAAGGTACAGCATGAAGATTATGGTAGACCCTCTCATTGTCTCATCTGATTTATGATTGTGGGGATAAATTCTAGATTTCCAATGAGCATGGTCCCGCTTGTAGATGATGACGACAGAATATCCTCCATGTCTCTGTGCGTTGGTAACTCATCTCATAGACCAAAATGTAAGGTAATTTCGTGTGGAAAAGTCACAGTCATGGAAGATCAGTGGAATTATACGACCCCaccatgaaaaagaaaaagaaagaaagaaaaaatgacaGTTCCTCAGTATTGCGACCAAATTCCTTCTGGTTTCACATGTGTTTTTGTAACAGTATTAGCTAAACCTCCATGTGACATtttaatcaacataaaataatCCTGGTGTATAAATAGGATAGTTAAAGCCCTGTTTTATTCAAATCAGAGAACGGTATATGTTGAAAGCATGCTTGAATCCTGAAA containing:
- the LOC18610509 gene encoding uncharacterized protein LOC18610509: MGKKLDALLGRAFKPSKFKSLISLAISRLAVFKNKHQSRCNQARSDVVQMLELGQHDRALLRVEQVIKEQNMLDVFVMLEGYCNLVIERVHLIEQDRVCPDELQEAISGLLFASSRCGDFPELQEIRGVFMSRYGKEFAARAIELRNNCGVNTKIIQKLSTRQPDLKSRRDVLKEIAAENGIALQFEETSGSSEENLDGSKKQSQPKLDTSAKAGGIGGDDDEFTDSMKGRKKYRDVADAAQAAFESAAYAAAAARAAVELSRSDSHDPDDQNSPNSQGKRVSDRHESNSKYKQTHPGGQAEGLNQNKKTPEISSPSSEGSAEGTLDLRTMSLDEVDPIKLLEKEVVIHESDDETYDSHDLSFDMNTRKLKDKVQDTDKDDEPSEKTGLTFQYSSNKQIPSSLRAGLKVETETENPTAHAAKSSEMKGKQHFTINKGPFSVRTRQVRGY
- the LOC18610511 gene encoding homologous-pairing protein 2 homolog; translated protein: MAPKSDSAEAIVLNYVNEQNRPLNSQNVADSLQKFNLKKASIQKTLDTLADSGKISFKEYGKQKIYLARQDQFNIPNNEELASMKEENAKLQEQLEQQKKAITGVEGEIKILQSNLTLEQIYDKEEKLRKEVKEMEDKLVKLRGGVTLVRPEEKRAVEAIYSEKMSQWRRRKRMFKDLWDAITENSPKDLKEFKEELGIEYDEDVGVNLQSFSELLQHGKKRARGQ
- the LOC18610512 gene encoding uncharacterized protein LOC18610512, with product MALIATQALLCNTHGTFLPGPRPRSFDSDPSSLSRHHLYYCKHPGKTWPAISFSIPTNPTSQHSTAPVCRESRRKSTAVSPASEEGDGDSLRRVFQVALWTAEAVYISWLFLLPYAPGDPVWAISSETINALIGLSLNFLFILPLTNAVGIRLIDAPVLHPMSEGLFNFVIGWTLMFAPLLYTDCKRDRYKGSLDVLWGLQMFLTNTFLIPYMAIRLNEADADGPPSKRSPLGSVMTNGAPVVGLIGGAVCLLSAIWALIGRMDGDFGSITDRWQFLISYLGSERLAYAFIWDICFYIIFQPWLIGENLQNVQKSRVPLVNYLKFIPVVGLVAYLLFLELEEEK
- the LOC18610513 gene encoding 30S ribosomal protein 3-1, chloroplastic; its protein translation is MLSMATQSSVNSTLTWHSLPYQKPALKSFNTAIFFKTKAGLRQSSTGLAKRITPTSRIERLTASAAPETLTAETSTETEIPSVTTSPETEKVVVKQVEKSRLVLKFIWMEKNIGLGLDQVIPGHGTVPLSPYFFWPRKDAWEELKATLESKPWISQKKMIILLNQATDIINLWQQSGGNLS